The following coding sequences are from one Coffea arabica cultivar ET-39 chromosome 11e, Coffea Arabica ET-39 HiFi, whole genome shotgun sequence window:
- the LOC113719507 gene encoding MLP-like protein 34, with product MANTAETLEAEIRIKFDPDEYFHTFAGKAHQLPSLCSDKVHGIDVHEGDWKTTGSVKLLTYAIDGKVETVKERIGVDEENRTITYEVIEGHILEQYKTYNAKFQVISKGDSNFAKWGIEYENISENGRPPIHYLQWLIHAAKDVDASLLKAENK from the exons ATGGCTAATACTGCAGAAACATTGGAGGCTGAGATAAGGATCAAGTTTGATCCTGATGAGTACTTCCACACCTTTGCTGGCAAAGCACACCAGCTTCCAAGTCTTTGCTCTGATAAAGTGCATGGCATTGATGTTCATGAAGGTGATTGGAAGACTACAGGCTctgtcaagctattgacttatGCTATAG ATGGGAAAGTTGAAACTGTAAAAGAGAGGATTGGAGTGGATGAGGAGAACAGGACAATCACTTACGAAGTAATTGAAGGGCACATTTTGGAACAATACAAGACCTATAACGCTAAGTTCCAGGTTATCTCAAAAGGTGACTCAAACTTTGCCAAATGGGGTATTGAATATGAGAACATCAGTGAGAATGGGCGTCCTCCAATTCATTACCTCCAATGGCTAATTCATGCTGCAAAAGATGTGGATGCTTCACTTCTCAAAGcagaaaataaataa
- the LOC113718962 gene encoding MLP-like protein 43, translated as MASPILAGKLEAEIKIKSDPDEFFHSFGGKAHKLPNLCSDKVHGVKVHQGDWKTKGSVKLWTYAIDGKVETLKERLTVDEENKTVTAEAVGGHILEQLKSYKATLQVIPKSQSNYAKWTIEYENINENEPAPTKYLHWLIHAGKDVDASLVKA; from the exons ATGGCTAGTCCAATTCTAGCTGGAAAGTTAGAAGCTGAGATAAAGATTAAGTCTGATCCTGATGAGTTCTTCCACAGCTTTGGTGGTAAAGCGCACAAACTTCCAAATCTTTGCTCCGACAAAGTTCATGGTGTTAAAGTTCATCAAGGTGACTGGAAAACTAAGGGCTCTGTCAAGCTCTGGACTTATGCAATAG ATGGAAAAGTTGAGACTCTGAAAGAAAGGCTTACGGTGGATGAAGAGAACAAGACTGTCACTGCAGAAGCAGTTGGAGGACATATTTTGGAACAATTAAAGAGCTACAAGGCTACCTTACAAGTTATTCCAAAAAGTCAGTCCAACTATGCCAAATGGACAATTGAGTATGAGAATATCAATGAGAATGAGCCTGCTCCAACTAAGTACCTCCACTGGCTGATTCATGCTGGAAAAGACGTGGATGCTTCACTTGTCAAGGCATGA